CGGCAGACCCGCGAGGCGGTCGTACTCGTCATCGTGCACTTCGTCGAGTCGATGACCGGCATCCGCGCGGTCCAGGCGTTCCGGCGGGAGCCGCGCAACGAGGAGATCTTCCACGGCGTCAACGACCGCTACCGGAAGGCGAACCTGAAGTCGTTCCAGCTGAACGCGATCTTCATGCCGTCGATCAAGGGCGTCGGCAACATCACCATCGTCGCGATCCTGGCGTACGGCGGCTACCAGGCGTACCACGGGCACGTCACCGTCGGCGTACTGACCGCCTTCCTGCTCTACCTGCGGCAGTTCTTCGAGCCGCTGCAGGACATCTCGCAGTTCTACAACACGTTCCTGTCCGCGTCGGCGGCCCTGGAGAAGCTGTCCGGCGTACTGAACGAGACCCCGGACGTACCGGAGCCGATCAAGCCGGTGCAGCCGGCCAAGCCCCGGGGTCACCTGGAGCTGCGGAAGGTCCGGTTCGAGTACGTGGACGGCGTACCCGTACTGCCCGGTCTGGACCTGGATGTGCCGGCTGGTCAGACCCTGGCCCTGGTCGGTACGACAGGCGCCGGCAAGACCACGATTGCCAAGCTGGTGTCCCGGTTCTACGACCCGACCAGCGGGCAGGTACTGCTGGACGGCGCGGACCTCCGTGACCTGGCTGAGGACGACCTGCGCGAGCGGGTGGTGATGGTGACGCAGGAGAACTTCCTGTTCACCGGATCGGTCGCCGACAACATCCGGTTCGGCAAGCCGGATGCCACGATGGAGGAGGTCGTCGAAGCCGCCAAGGTGATCGGCGCGCACGACTTCATCAGTGCACTGCCGCACGGGTACGACACCGCGGTCGAGAAGCGCGGCTCGCGGTTGTCGGCCGGTCAGCGCCAGCTGGTCGCGTTCGCGCGGGCGTTCCTGGCCAACCCGTCGGTGCTGATCCTGGACGAGGCGACGTCCAGCCTGGACATCCCCAGCGAACGGCTGATCCAGCGGGCGCTGAAGACGATCCTGGCGGACCGGACCGCGATCGTGATCGCGCACCGGTTGTCCACCGTCGAGACCGCCGACCGCGTCCTGGTCCTCGAGTACGGGCAGATCATCGAGGACGGTTCACCCGACCACCTCATCACCGTCGACGGTCACTACGCCGGCCTGCACCAGGCCTGGGAAGAGTCCCTGGCCTGAACCGCTCCATCCGGTGCGGGCGCGTGGAGTCATCCACGCGCCCGCACTGCATTGTCGGAGCACTGCCCTAGGTTGAGGACATGCTGACGACACTGGCAGTGGACAACTACCGGTCACTGCGCCGAATCGTCATGCCATTGCACGGGCTGAACGTGGTGACCGGAGCCAACGGGTCCGGCAAGTCCAGCCTGTACCGTGCACTCCGGCTGTTGTCGGACGCCTCCAGGAACGGCGCGGTCGCCGCACTGGCGCGGGAGGGCGGTCTGCAGTCGACGCTGTGGGCCGGGCCCGAACATGTCCGGAAGGACCGTCCGGCTCAAGGCACGCGGCGGACCGGTCCGGTGACCTTGCGGATGGGCTTCGCCGGTGACGACTACGGCTATCTGATGGATCTAGGGCTGCCGATACCGCACGGCTCGGAGTTCGACCTCGATCCGGAGATCAAGCGGGAGGCGCTGTGGGCCGGGCCGTTCCTGCGCCCGGCCGCACTGCTGGTCGAGCGCAACAACCGCGACGTACGCATCCGGTCCGGCAGTGGCGAGTGGCAGCGCTCGGGTCATCAGCTGCAGACGTTCGACAGCATGCTGAGTGAGTTCGCCGATCCGGAGCGCGCGCCGGAGCTGCTGGTCGTACGGGACAGGATGCGCGGCTGGCGGTTCTACGACCACTTCCGTACTGACACGGAGGCGCCGGCCCGGCGAGTCCAGATCGGTACGCGGACCGCCGTGCTGGCTCCGGATGGCTCCGACCTGGCCGCTGCGCTGCAGACGATCAAGGAGCTCAGCCCACGCGGCACTGTCGAAGACGCGGTTGAGCTGGGGTTTCCTGGCAGTCGCGTGGAGGTCGTCAACAGCGCGGGTCGTTTCGAGGTGGCGTTTCACCAGAGCGGTCTGTTGCGGCCGCTGTCCGGAGCCGAGCTGTCCGACGGCACCCTCCGGTACCTGCTGTGGGTCGCGGCGCTACTTACACCGCGACCACCGGACCTACTCGTACTCAACGAGCCTGAGACCAGCCTCCACCCCGACCTACTGCCTGCACTGGCCAATCTGGTGGTGACCGCGGCCAAAGAGGCGCAGGTCATCGTGGTGACGCACTCGCGACCGTTCATCGCATCGCTCGAGGCCCTGTCCCCCGAGCTGCAGACACTCGAGCTGATCAAGGACGCCGGTGCAACCACCATCGACGGCCAGCGACCGCTGGACGAGCCGCCGTGGAAGTGGCCGTCGCGCTAGGCCTTCACGCTCTCGAAGCGCACCAGGATCACAGAGCCGGCAGCGGAGAGCAGGAAGCCGAGAATCGCGGCAGGCCACCAGCCGTTGCGTACGGCGTCATCCAGTACGAACACACCGACCGCGGCCGGAGTGATGGTCTGCAGCGCGATCATCGGCGTGGTCGCCAGCGTCACCGAGCCGCGCTGCAACGCCAACGAGTACAGGATGAACGCGAGCGCCCCGCTGATCGGCAGCGTGTACGACGTCGGGCTGTGCAGCAGCTCGCTCAACGAACCGTCGCGGAGCAAGCGCGCCGAGATGGCCACCCCGGCGTACCCGAGACCGGCCAGTAGCCCGAGCAGTGCGGTCGAGACGCCATGCTGCGATCTGCTGGCGAGCGCACCGAGTACAGCGATGACGACCAGCCCGACAATGACGCCAATCGTCAGTCCGTGATGCTGCGCGCTCGCACCGGCGTCTCCGGCCGACACGGCGAGCAGGCCGAGGCCGATACACACCGCTATCACCGCGGACCACTCCAGCGCACTGAGTTGGTCCGACATCAACCGGGTGGCCAGCAATGCAGTGACAACCAGACTGACCGCGATGCCCGCTTGAGCCAGGTACAGCGGGAGCAGGCGCAGTGCGACGAAGTGCAGTCCGAAACCGGCCAGGTTCAGTACCAGTGCCGCGAGGAACGCCGGCTGCTTGAGCAGCGCGACTATGAACCCACCGAGCCGTCGCGGATCCAGCTCCGACTCGGTCGGTACCTTCCGCGAACCGACAGCCTGCAGGATCGCGGCCACACCGAACAGCGCCGCGGCACCGAGCGCCGCGCCCAGACCGAGCAGCACTACGCGACGACCCTACGGCGCCACGTGAGATACAAGCTGAGTGCGCCGTAGTACACCAGGTACGACAGTGAGACCGCGACGACAATCGGGTTCGGGTGGGGCATCTGCGCCAGCAGTACGGCGTACGAGGCCAGCCAGATCGCAGTAGTCAGCAGGTTCAGTGACCGGAACGCCTTGGTCCGCGACGGGTACACGTACTTCACCGGGACGAACACCAGCACCGAGAACAGCACCAGGAGTACGCCGGTTGCCGTCGGAGTGAGACCGAGCACCACCACGTAGAACGCGACCACGTTCCAGTAGCTGGGGAACCCGAGGAAGAAGTGGTCCTCCGTCTTCGCGTCGACCCGGCAGAACTGGTAGCTCGACGCCAGCAGGGGCAGCGCGCCCAGCACCGCACCCCAGGCACCCGACGGCAGGTACCCACCGGTCCACAGCAGTACGATCGGCGCGAACGCGTACGTCAGGTAGTCGACGATGTTGTCCAGCATCGCGCCGTCGAACCACGGGATCGTTTCCTTTACCCGTAGCCGGCGCGCCAGCATCCCGTCGGTACCGTCGATCACCAGGGCGGCCAGCCCCAGCCAGAGGGCACGGACCGCGTCGCCGTCGATGGCGGCGATCACGATCAGCAGCGCGAGCACCGTTCCGCTCGCGGTATAGGCGTGCAGTGCAAGTCCGGCCAGACGCAACCGCGTCGACCCGACGAACGGTTCCCGCACCGCGTCGTGTGTGGTCAGGACAACTCCCGGAACTCAGGCGACGCAGCAGCGCCGGGCCGGGTAGAGGTCAACCCCGCCGCCGCCAGCGTCTCACAAGCCCGGCTGCTGCCCCGTCACCGACCGTCGACTCGCCCGAGATCTTTGCGCGGACTTAGGGGGCGTCCGGCCACCCCGGCCGGGGTGGCCGCCCGTTGCCTACTTGACCGCGTCGAGCAGGAAGATCGGGATCTTCCGGGTGGTCTTCGTCTTGTAGTCCGCGTACGGCGGGTACGCGTCGACGCCGCGAACCCACCACTCGTCGTACTCCGCGCCATCGATCTCGCGGGCGATGTACTCACCGGTGACGTCGCCGTCCTGCAGCGTCACCTTCGGGTCGGCTTTCAGGTTGTGGTACCAGACCGGGTTCTGCGGCGCGCCGCCGAGGGACGCGAACGCGGCGTACACGCCGTCCTGCTCGACCCGCATCACCGGCACCTTACGGATCTTGCCGGACTTCGCGCCGCGCATCGTGATCAGCACGACCTTCATCCCCTGGATGCCCACCACGTCGGTGGTCCCGGCCGCGGTGACCTTCTCCACCTGGTCGCGAACCCAGCCGGTCGGGCTCGGCACGTACTCGTCGTTGTTCGATGTCATACCGGCCATAGTAATGGTGACGCATCACCATCGGTATTCGTCTCAGAGCGCAGGTGCCAGCGCGGTCAGCAGCGCCAGCGAGTTGTCCCAGGCGGTAGCCGCCTGGGCAGCCTGCCCGGCCTGCTGCTCCGGCGTGACGTCGAGGCGCTCGAACCCCGACTCGACCACCAGCAGACGAGTTCTGTCCGCTTCCGGGGTCAGGGTGAACTCCACCAGGTTCGAGTTCCCCGGAGCAGGCTCCACGCCCGGCTCGACCGCGTACCGGTAGGCGAACCGGCGCCCCGGC
The genomic region above belongs to Kribbella solani and contains:
- a CDS encoding CDP-alcohol phosphatidyltransferase family protein, with the protein product MREPFVGSTRLRLAGLALHAYTASGTVLALLIVIAAIDGDAVRALWLGLAALVIDGTDGMLARRLRVKETIPWFDGAMLDNIVDYLTYAFAPIVLLWTGGYLPSGAWGAVLGALPLLASSYQFCRVDAKTEDHFFLGFPSYWNVVAFYVVVLGLTPTATGVLLVLFSVLVFVPVKYVYPSRTKAFRSLNLLTTAIWLASYAVLLAQMPHPNPIVVAVSLSYLVYYGALSLYLTWRRRVVA
- a CDS encoding AAA family ATPase; translated protein: MLTTLAVDNYRSLRRIVMPLHGLNVVTGANGSGKSSLYRALRLLSDASRNGAVAALAREGGLQSTLWAGPEHVRKDRPAQGTRRTGPVTLRMGFAGDDYGYLMDLGLPIPHGSEFDLDPEIKREALWAGPFLRPAALLVERNNRDVRIRSGSGEWQRSGHQLQTFDSMLSEFADPERAPELLVVRDRMRGWRFYDHFRTDTEAPARRVQIGTRTAVLAPDGSDLAAALQTIKELSPRGTVEDAVELGFPGSRVEVVNSAGRFEVAFHQSGLLRPLSGAELSDGTLRYLLWVAALLTPRPPDLLVLNEPETSLHPDLLPALANLVVTAAKEAQVIVVTHSRPFIASLEALSPELQTLELIKDAGATTIDGQRPLDEPPWKWPSR
- a CDS encoding nitroreductase family deazaflavin-dependent oxidoreductase, whose amino-acid sequence is MTSNNDEYVPSPTGWVRDQVEKVTAAGTTDVVGIQGMKVVLITMRGAKSGKIRKVPVMRVEQDGVYAAFASLGGAPQNPVWYHNLKADPKVTLQDGDVTGEYIAREIDGAEYDEWWVRGVDAYPPYADYKTKTTRKIPIFLLDAVK
- a CDS encoding SRPBCC domain-containing protein, which codes for MESVEREVYVDTRPELVWAAVTQPEVLARWYAFGGADIDLRPGGRMALRWDEHGEFLGFVERVEPGRRFAYRYAVEPGVEPAPGNSNLVEFTLTPEADRTRLLVVESGFERLDVTPEQQAGQAAQAATAWDNSLALLTALAPAL
- a CDS encoding ABC transporter ATP-binding protein gives rise to the protein MTTTQQTPPPDDAKDQPEEQEQTWRGMFEEDPDREISRATSIRLKEDSRKLLGELLRPYQKLIWLLIVIVVVENGARLAVPYLVHLGIDNGIPPILAGEGSRELITIVIAVFASALLQAWARQLFLMRSGRLGQTILLGLRRRVFDHFQRLSPAFHDKFTSGRVISRLTSDVQVIDEMLANGFDGLVTAVLTLVGTAILLLTLDVKLGLIALLSFPALLILTAWFRKRSAVVYRQTREAVVLVIVHFVESMTGIRAVQAFRREPRNEEIFHGVNDRYRKANLKSFQLNAIFMPSIKGVGNITIVAILAYGGYQAYHGHVTVGVLTAFLLYLRQFFEPLQDISQFYNTFLSASAALEKLSGVLNETPDVPEPIKPVQPAKPRGHLELRKVRFEYVDGVPVLPGLDLDVPAGQTLALVGTTGAGKTTIAKLVSRFYDPTSGQVLLDGADLRDLAEDDLRERVVMVTQENFLFTGSVADNIRFGKPDATMEEVVEAAKVIGAHDFISALPHGYDTAVEKRGSRLSAGQRQLVAFARAFLANPSVLILDEATSSLDIPSERLIQRALKTILADRTAIVIAHRLSTVETADRVLVLEYGQIIEDGSPDHLITVDGHYAGLHQAWEESLA